GATTTTGGTTGTTACTTTGATGATGTTTCGGTTTGCCTTTCGATTCTTGCCCTTGCGGTTTGTGATCCCTTCTTTTCTGTCCTGAAAATTTTCCGGAATCCTTTCCTGAAGTTTTTTCAGTTCTAGCGTGATGCTCATGGTGTTCATGATGAGACATTTTCGCAGGAGGATGACTCGGGTGATCCGGCTTTTTACGATCCCGATCTCTTCCGCCTCTACCTTGTTTGTCGCCGCGTCCGCCTTTGCGATCTCTGTCATGAGGCTGGCCTTTCCTTTCCCCGGGAATGGTTTCCTCAGGAAAGGCAGGGATAAATTCGCCGACGGGAAATTCCAGATATGCTTCGTTGATTTCGCCCACAGGAAGTTTGGAATTCAGGTATTTTTCGATCCGTTCCAACTCGGTATAATCCGTCTCGGAACAAAGCCCGATGGAACTACCCTTTCTTCCCGCACGTGCCGTTCTACCGATACGGTGCACATAATTTTCAGCATCTTGAGGAAGATCATAATTATAAACAACATCTATGTTTTCGATATCGATACCGCGGGAGGCAACATCGGTTGCGATCAGATATTTGTATTTTCCCGCTTTGAAATCGCGAAGCAAACGAATTCTTTTTTTCTGATCCAGTTCGGAAGAAAGTCCTGTGGCTGTGATTCCGTATTTGCGGAGGCTGGATACGATCCTCGGAATATTCATCTTATAGTTCGTGAATATGATCCCCAAACCTTCGTAAGACGAATTGAGAAGTGAATTCACAAGATAAGGAAGTTTTTCATCACGTCCGAGATGCAAAAGACTTTGATCTATTCTTTCGGTGATCACTTTTTCCGGATTGATATGAACTTCGATCGGATCTTCCAAATATTTGCTGGCAAGTCTAACCACTTCATAACTTAAGGTGGCGCTAAAAAGAAGACTTTGTTTTCTATTTTTGCATTTATGAAAGATGTATTTCAAATCTTGGACAAAACCCATATCGAACATTCTGTCCGCTTCGTCCAGGATCACAACTTTTACCGCATCCAAAGACAGGCCGTGATTTTTGACAAAGTCGATGAGTCTTCCGGGTGTAGCAACAATGATGCAAGCTTTGTTTCCGAGAGCTTCTTCCTGAGAACGATAGTCCGTTCCACCGATGATCGTTGCCACGCCGTAGTCGGTGAATTGCAAAAGTTTTTTCGCCTCTTCTCCGATTTGAATGGTGAGCTCGCGGGTGGGAGCAAGCACAAGCGCGTAAGGAAGTTTCTCTTCCTCTTCAGAGTTCAGTAACCTATGTAAGGTGGGAACCAAAAAAGCCATCGTTTTTCCGGTTCCGGTCTGAGCAAGACCGGTCACATCTTTGCCTTCCATTGCAAATGGAATCGACTTTTCTTGGATGGGTGTTAGGTCAATGTAACCGATTTTTTCTAATGCTTTGTGAAGAAGTTCGTGTAAGGGGAGTTCGGTAAATTTCATAGATTATTTTTTAATTGCGGCGACTTGAATCGTGTCGCCATAGCAGAATCGGTCTGAGTAGAATTTATACCCCAAAACAGGAAGTCTTCCTAGAAGACCTAAATCTCGGCTGGGGTGGTACGACATGGGTCTAGCATATTTCACCGCGAACCCGAGGCTTGACAAGAGTTTTTTCAAAGAGCGCAAATCATAGTCAAAAAAGTGATCTCCCGGATGGGTGCGAAACCATTCGTCCGGATTGGTCTGAAAGCTAGGTCCGAAAAAAGAAGGAACTGCAAGAAAAACAACCCCTCCGGATTTGGTCCAAGACCCTAACCTTTCCCAAAGAGATTCTATATCGGAAATATGTTCCAGGACAAAGAAAGCGGCAATTACGTCCAAACTGTTTTTAAAACTTTCGGGTGGAATATCCAAAACGGATTTTTTTTCCACATCCAGGCCAAGTGTAACTTTAGAATATTCAACTTCTCTTTCGGAGAGTTCCAAACCTTGCACGGAGAATCCTATCTTTCTCGCTTCATCCAAAAAAAAACCGGCAGCAGAACCTATTTCCAAAAGCTTTTTTCCTTTCGGGTTATTTCCAAAAAGCGAGCGCAAAACTTTGATTCGGCGAGTAGCGAGATTACGCAGATTCGCTTCGTCCTCGTAGTATGTTTTTTTATACTGCGCCTGGTATTCTTCCATAAAATAGGAATCACCGTATTCTCTATAACTTGCTTTTTTAAATTTTAATATCCCTGTGTTCGAACAAATATCGTAGTACTCGGGAAATTTTTTATAAGGAACAAAGGAAAACAAACTCAAAAGAAAGTCCGCTTCTTGGATTCCAAAGCCTTCTCGTAACCTGCACGAGCAGCTCTTTTGTTTTCGTAAGCTTCCGTCAAACTGGGATTGAGATCGATTGCCATCTGAAATTCCTGAAGAGCTCTTTTGAACTCTCCGTTCTTAAAATAACATACACCCAAATAATTATGGGCTTTCGCGGCAATGGAAGGCGACACGTCGGAACGAACAACGGTTGTTAGTTCATCTACCGCTTTTTCCCGATCCATAAGGGAACCGGAATCGATCAGTATCTTGGAAAGAACAAGTCTTGATTCCATATCTTCCGGATCTATATGAGAAGCGCGGAACGCTTCTTCTTTTGCCTTTCTGGATTGGCTTCCGTTTCCGCCCTCTGCATAGGTAAGAGCCAATTTTCTATGAGCGAGTTTGATTTCTTTCGGGTCTTTGGAATTTTCCAAAACATAAACAAGGCTTTTTTCCGCGGAAGGATAACTTCTGGTTTGGATGTATGCGTCCGCAAGTTTGATCCTTGCTTCATGAAGATCTTTTTTTTCGGAAAGGACTTCTTCATATTCCGCAATGGCTTCGTTATAATATTTTTGTTCCAGATAATAATCGGCGATCGCCAAACGGGAAGGCAGGTGATTTGGATCAAGAGCGCTCGCCTTTCGGAGTTCTTCGATTGCTTTGGTAGGCATTCCCGCATGCAAATAAGCTATTCCCAGATTGTAACGCGCCGATTGGTTTTTAGGATTGAGAGCTATGGCACCCTCGAAAGATTGAATGGATTCCGTAAAGCGCTCCATTTCATCCAGAATGATTCCCAGGTTCACATAAGCCGTTTCCGAATAACTGTCGCCAGGCGTCATTCGGATGATTCTGCGGAACAAATTTTCCGCCTCAACCAATTCGCCTTTTTTATAATAGAGTTCGGAAAGTGCGAAAAGGGAGTCAGTATCATTCGGCTTGAGTAAGATCGCTTTTTTCAAAGCTTGGATGGCAAGAGAAGATTGCCCCATGGAAGTGAATGCTTCCGCAATAAAACGATATATTTCCGGCTCGTTGGAATTTGAATCCAAAGCTTTTTGAAAGAACTTTGCCGCCTCTTCCGGATTTTTTCTTTTTAGAAAAATCAAACCGAGGTTGTAATAATTTTTTGCATCCGCAGGACGAAGCCTTGCCGCCTCTCGGAAATAGTATTCCGCCCGGTCGTAGTCTTCTCTGGAATAAAAAATAGATCCCAAATGTCCGTAGGAAAGTGCGGCTACATTCGAGCTGGGAGAAGCAAGTGCTGCCTTTTGAAACTCTTCAATCGCTTCGGGTAATTTCCCCTGTTTGTAATAACTGATAGCAAGATTGTAAGAAAGAACAGGATCGTTCGGTGCCAAAGATTGCCCTTCTTTATAAGCATCAATGGCTGCTTTCGGATCACCTATTTCCTGATAAAGATTTCCGGTAAGCAGCGCAACCCTTGCATCATTCGGAGCGATTTCTTTCGCTTTCGCAGCGGCTTTTCTAGCTTCTTCGAATTTACCGGAATGTTTGAATGCCAAAGCAAGATTGTAGTAGGCAAAATAATTTTTAGGATCGTATTGGATCGCTTTTTCCAATCTTTCGATGGAGCTGATATAACGCCCCGCTTCGTCAAACATCACACCTAGAACGGTGAGTGCGACCGATTTGTCTTCATCTTTGCCAGGGGTGTTTAAAAATTCTTCGCAAACACGAAATGCCTTGTTCACATAACGGTCATGATACGAATTCAGGCAATTGGCAAGATCCGAATTGATGGAATCTTTCGGAAGATAGGATTTGTCCAGAAGAAGTTCCAAGGATTTTTTGTCTTGGGGAAGTCCTCTTAGGGACTTGGCAAGTTCTTCGGGATCCGTTTTCTTATAATAATAAAAATAATAAACCGCAGAGGTCGCTGCTACAGCTAACAAAAGAATGATGGTAAGCCAAAAGAAAAAAGAAAGAACGGGTTGTCTGGTTTCGGTATTAGAACCGTAAGTGGACTCTTCCGCACGAGGATCCCTTCCCAGATTCCTTAAGTAAGGATCTTCCTTGTAGTAGCTGGGTTGGGAAGAGTTCCTGTCCTCTTCCATTCGGAATCTGTTTTTCTGGATCGGGTCCATCTGCCTCTACCCTAGTTAGGATTTTTCGCCAAGATCTCTTTTTTGTAAAAAGCGTCTAACAAACCATTAATGAAATTCGCCGATTCGTCCGTTTCAAATTCCTTTGCCAATTCGACTGCCTCGTTGATCACAACCGGCGCCGCAAGGAATGGTTCCTTTTTTAGACTCAAAATGGAAAGACGGAGGATACAACGGTTCACAACGGAAATCCGCGATAATTCCCAATTTTCGGAATATTTCTTAATTAGAGTATCGATCTCTTCCCGGTTTTCCACCACTCCTTTCACCAGAAAGATGGCGTAGTCCTTTTCTTCTTTGGAGGTTTTTTTGTCGTACCAGTCGAACTTCATCGCTTTGGAAGGTTCGACTCCGACCAGGTCTATTTGATAAAGGCACATCAGTGCCAAAGAACGTCCTGTATGGCGGGAACTCATCCTAACTCACGAAACAAATTTGCCATCTCGATCGCAGTCGTTGCTGCTTCGTAACCTTTGTTTCCTGCTTTGGTCCCTGCTCTCTCTACCGCTTGTTCGATGGTTTCCGTGGTCAAAACTCCGAAGATAACCGGGATCTGAGCACCAATGGCCAGATTTCCCACTTTTGCCGCTTCTCCTGCTACCAAATCATAATGTGAGGTAGCTCCGCGAATCACGGCGCCGAGGCAGGTGATCGCCGAAAAAGAAAACTTTTTGGAGCTGAGTACTTTCGAAACAGTAGCGGGAAGTTCATAAGCGCCGGGAACATAAATCACTGTTACATCCGATTCCGCGATTCCATGTTGGCGGTAAGCATCCAAAGCCCCTTTCAAAAGGCTTTCGGTAATAAATTCATTGAATTTGGAAACGATCACACAATGTTTTTGACCGCTCCCAATACGATTTCCTTCAATTCGAATATGTGTCATGTAATTCCAAGGTAACAGAGGGGTTTTATTTCGCAAGACGAATGACAAGTGTGATCTTGCCTTCCGGATTTTCCACCACTTCAAATCCGTCTTTTTCCAAGGCTTTTTTCGCCCGATACAAAGCCAGATTGACTACATTCTCCCTAGAAGCCGATTGTTCCTTTCTTTTCAACATAAAAGAACCTCTGTATGTTTGAAGATCGGCTGGATAACATGGCATTCTTAAATCTCATTCGCTTTACAAACTGGAAATGATCCCGAGTTATGTCCTATAGGCATGAAAAAGAAACAGACTCAGGCAAAGAAGAAAGCCAAAGCACCTAAAAAGAGAAAACCGATTGTTTATTCCGAAAAAGACTTTGAAGTAAAACCCTCCTCGGTTCCGGGAATCGGAATGGGACTTTTCACAAAACAGACATTATACAAAGGCGATACTGTAGGTTATTATCAGGGAAAAATCATAACTGACGATGAGGCGGAATCTCCTAAATATGTGGATTCCAAATACCTGTTATGGATTTGTAAGGATTGGTGGATTTACGGAGAAGGAAAACTTTCCAATTACACCCGATTTATCAATCACTCCGGCAAACCGAATGCCGAGCTAGTAACTTCCGTTCGTTGGAAGACTGCAAGATTCAAAGTATTAAAGACAATTCCCGAAGGCAAAGAAATCTTTTTTGATTATGGAAAGGATTATTGGGATAATGTCGACTTCAAGCCGAAGTAACGGATCTATTTAAATACCCGTTTCAAAAGAACAGAACTTGGCCACAGGGCCAAGTGAGAACATAGATACACGCAAAAACCAATTTCCGATCAATTCCCTACCGGAGGTCTCTTTCGCCAAACGACAATCTAAAGAAGATTGCTGTGGTGTGGAGTCAGCTTGGTGTATGAAGGTTTGGAATCAAACTTTTCCAACTCTTCCGCATAACGGATGATAGCATCACCCAAACGAAATGGTCCTTCTGGTTTTTCCATGTGAGTCCATGCACAAAGCACAAAGTTCACTCCGAAAAATAAGAGGGAAAGAAACAAAGGAAGTCGAATCGAAAGTGCCATAAAGTTCCTCCCAACAAGTCCAGTTTGGAAAACCCCGTTTCCTTGACAAGTCCATTAGAATGGTTCTAAGCAGTTTACACGAGAATTTGCTATCGGATCGACCCCTATTTCTGTGGGCGCCTCGAAGGCCGTCCTAATAGAAAAAAAGGACGATAGCCTCGACCGGGCTCTTCAGCGACTCCGCCTACCGGCTTCGGTCCTACGGACGACGTCCTTCGGCCGTCCCGCTTGCGATCCCTGGCGCGGGGGTTTATCGGAGAAGGAGTTTTTGGAATACTATCCCCGCCCTATCGACATTGGGTGGGGTTAACCACCCGCCACCCAATGCGGTTCATTTAACACAAATTTGTCGGCTATGCAAATCGATTTCCTTTTCAAGGAAATTTTTTACAAATAAGTTCGCCTTTTTGCCTAAGAGATCTTATCTTCTAACAAAAATCGCTGATTTGAATATCGGGAAATAGGTTGTGTTCGGATTCTATCTTCGCGAGCGAAGCTTCATCTATCTTTCCGGTTTCCAACATCGATTTCAGATGTAAAAACAAATTGGAATGAACATTGGTTCTGCGAACTGCATAATCAACCATTGTCCCCGTTTTCATAATGAAAGCCCAATCGGAACTTTGCAAAAGCAAGATTTCCCTTCCCATCTGTTTGAGAACTCGGATAACCAACGGATCTTTGGAATCTTTCAACTCGCTCGCTTTATGAAACATGTCGATGGATAAAGAATGGATATGTTTGTAAATCCAATCATTGGAAGGATTCAACCAGACATCTCCGTATCCGTTCTCTCCCCAACTGGACATCTGCATCTTTACCGACTGAACTTTAGGAACAACCCTCGTTGCCTCCAAAGGATGAATGGGCCGAATCACACTCTGATCAAAATGCATTTTTTTGAATAAAAACTCGATGAACTGAGGACCTTCATACCACCAATGACCGTACAACTCAGCGTCATACGGAGATACTATGATAGCAGGCTGTTTATTTTCGGAATACAAAGCCTCGGCCTGAGCGATTCTATTTCTTAAAAAATCTTCCGCATGATTGCCGCAAACTTCCATCGCATCATCCGGATGATAATATTCTTTATAAGCGGTTTTACCCGTGATTTTATGATATTTGATTCCAGTATTGATTCTGATTCCGTTGGAATGCAGAAACGGTTCAATATAATTATAATCCAAATCATGTCCGATGTCCCGATAATATTCCCGGTAATGAAAATCTCCCGGATAACCGTCAATCGAACTCCATACCTGACGTGAGCTCTCCGTATCTCGTCCGAAAGCGAACACTCCGTACCCTACTTCGACAGGAGAATAGACTCCAAACATCGGTCTAGGACTCGCGTGATTTATCCCGTGAGTATCCACAAAAAAATAACGAAAACCTTCTTTGTCCAAGTCGTCTTCCAGTCCGGGGTAGTATCCGCATTCGGAAAGCCAAATCCCTTTCGGGTCGCGTCCCCAAATCTTACGAAACGTCCGCCTACCATTTCTTAGTTGGGAGCGAATGATACTGGGTTCCGACCCGTAAAAAGGAAGAAAACCATGCGTAGCGGGACTTGTTATGATCTCCAGATTCCCCGATTCCACAAAAGGTAAAAACTGTTTTGTCAAATCTCCTTTTGTTTCCTCGAAAACGGAAAGACTATCTTCAAAATGAGAAAGATAATAATCGGATAAATAATTCAGATGAGGATCGAACTTGGTTCTTTTTTTTTCTTCTCTGGCAAGAGAGATTAGATTTTTTATATATTTACGAAATTGATTTTGAAGATATTCATCCACAAGCATGGAAGACAATGTAGGAGTAAAAGACATTGTAATCCGAAACGGAACATTTTCTTTTTTTAAATTTTGAAATACACGGATCAAAGGAATATAGGTTTCCAAAATCGCTTCGTTCAACCAATTTTCTTCAATGAACGGTTGATCATACCCAGGATGCCTAACAAAAGGAAGGTGGGCATGCAACATCAGTAATAAATAACCTTTAGGGTCTGTCATTGGTTTATATGAGAATGGGAAGCGAATCCGGAAGACCCACCCATTATTTCCCGGCTCCGAAGAAATTTTTTAGATTCGGCGGAATAGTATGCTTCGGAAAAAACCCAATGGCCCGAATCATTTTTTTTTACCCATCCTGACTCGACCCAATTCGGATGAATCCACTCTTCGTCTAACAAAAACGATTCGGTGGCTTTCGGCAAATCTCCGGTCTTCGTTTCCAAACAAAAACAAGACCTTTCTCCGAAGAATGCAAACAAAGAAGCACTGATCTCTTTTACGAAAATATCCCATTTGCAATAATAGGAAGAAGTGAAAGCCGAAAGATCATACCAATCCTCCGCAAAACCTGATTCCTTTTTGTATTGTATTCTCAACTTAAAGTGAACTTGTTCCATGGAAGGAGCACCCAATTCCTTCGGAAGGGAAATAAATCTCGTCGGATCAAAATTCCAGAAAACAAATGCTTCCTTCGGATTTCTGACAAGCACCTTTACCAAATCTTTTTCTACAGGCGGAATCGGTTTTAGAAATTTAGGATCATTATAAATCAGATAACCGGAGCTTGTTTCCAAAGTCGTTTGAATCTTTTCAATCGGATCCGTAGGTACAGTTTTTTTGTTGGCAGTGGCCTTTTTTTTAGGACTTGGCTTTTTTGAATCTGAGTCTGCCATGAAGATAAAAAATCTTAGTTTCCTTTACCGGGAAATTCGTTTATAGTTGTAACTGCGAAGAAGGGGGTCTTCAATTCTTTTTTATTTGACTCTCTATTTTTTTGGCT
The nucleotide sequence above comes from Leptospira kobayashii. Encoded proteins:
- a CDS encoding DEAD/DEAH box helicase; the protein is MKFTELPLHELLHKALEKIGYIDLTPIQEKSIPFAMEGKDVTGLAQTGTGKTMAFLVPTLHRLLNSEEEEKLPYALVLAPTRELTIQIGEEAKKLLQFTDYGVATIIGGTDYRSQEEALGNKACIIVATPGRLIDFVKNHGLSLDAVKVVILDEADRMFDMGFVQDLKYIFHKCKNRKQSLLFSATLSYEVVRLASKYLEDPIEVHINPEKVITERIDQSLLHLGRDEKLPYLVNSLLNSSYEGLGIIFTNYKMNIPRIVSSLRKYGITATGLSSELDQKKRIRLLRDFKAGKYKYLIATDVASRGIDIENIDVVYNYDLPQDAENYVHRIGRTARAGRKGSSIGLCSETDYTELERIEKYLNSKLPVGEINEAYLEFPVGEFIPAFPEETIPGERKGQPHDRDRKGGRGDKQGRGGRDRDRKKPDHPSHPPAKMSHHEHHEHHARTEKTSGKDSGKFSGQKRRDHKPQGQESKGKPKHHQSNNQNHKQSQSSKVKRNLFDINDTKKSQQKKKSIWKRIISLFKKD
- a CDS encoding class I SAM-dependent methyltransferase; translated protein: MSLFSFVPYKKFPEYYDICSNTGILKFKKASYREYGDSYFMEEYQAQYKKTYYEDEANLRNLATRRIKVLRSLFGNNPKGKKLLEIGSAAGFFLDEARKIGFSVQGLELSEREVEYSKVTLGLDVEKKSVLDIPPESFKNSLDVIAAFFVLEHISDIESLWERLGSWTKSGGVVFLAVPSFFGPSFQTNPDEWFRTHPGDHFFDYDLRSLKKLLSSLGFAVKYARPMSYHPSRDLGLLGRLPVLGYKFYSDRFCYGDTIQVAAIKK
- a CDS encoding tetratricopeptide repeat protein, coding for MDPIQKNRFRMEEDRNSSQPSYYKEDPYLRNLGRDPRAEESTYGSNTETRQPVLSFFFWLTIILLLAVAATSAVYYFYYYKKTDPEELAKSLRGLPQDKKSLELLLDKSYLPKDSINSDLANCLNSYHDRYVNKAFRVCEEFLNTPGKDEDKSVALTVLGVMFDEAGRYISSIERLEKAIQYDPKNYFAYYNLALAFKHSGKFEEARKAAAKAKEIAPNDARVALLTGNLYQEIGDPKAAIDAYKEGQSLAPNDPVLSYNLAISYYKQGKLPEAIEEFQKAALASPSSNVAALSYGHLGSIFYSREDYDRAEYYFREAARLRPADAKNYYNLGLIFLKRKNPEEAAKFFQKALDSNSNEPEIYRFIAEAFTSMGQSSLAIQALKKAILLKPNDTDSLFALSELYYKKGELVEAENLFRRIIRMTPGDSYSETAYVNLGIILDEMERFTESIQSFEGAIALNPKNQSARYNLGIAYLHAGMPTKAIEELRKASALDPNHLPSRLAIADYYLEQKYYNEAIAEYEEVLSEKKDLHEARIKLADAYIQTRSYPSAEKSLVYVLENSKDPKEIKLAHRKLALTYAEGGNGSQSRKAKEEAFRASHIDPEDMESRLVLSKILIDSGSLMDREKAVDELTTVVRSDVSPSIAAKAHNYLGVCYFKNGEFKRALQEFQMAIDLNPSLTEAYENKRAARAGYEKALESKKRTFF
- the nusB gene encoding transcription antitermination factor NusB, which encodes MSSRHTGRSLALMCLYQIDLVGVEPSKAMKFDWYDKKTSKEEKDYAIFLVKGVVENREEIDTLIKKYSENWELSRISVVNRCILRLSILSLKKEPFLAAPVVINEAVELAKEFETDESANFINGLLDAFYKKEILAKNPN
- the ribH gene encoding 6,7-dimethyl-8-ribityllumazine synthase, which translates into the protein MTHIRIEGNRIGSGQKHCVIVSKFNEFITESLLKGALDAYRQHGIAESDVTVIYVPGAYELPATVSKVLSSKKFSFSAITCLGAVIRGATSHYDLVAGEAAKVGNLAIGAQIPVIFGVLTTETIEQAVERAGTKAGNKGYEAATTAIEMANLFRELG
- a CDS encoding SET domain-containing protein — encoded protein: MKKKQTQAKKKAKAPKKRKPIVYSEKDFEVKPSSVPGIGMGLFTKQTLYKGDTVGYYQGKIITDDEAESPKYVDSKYLLWICKDWWIYGEGKLSNYTRFINHSGKPNAELVTSVRWKTARFKVLKTIPEGKEIFFDYGKDYWDNVDFKPK
- a CDS encoding glycoside hydrolase family 57 protein — translated: MTDPKGYLLLMLHAHLPFVRHPGYDQPFIEENWLNEAILETYIPLIRVFQNLKKENVPFRITMSFTPTLSSMLVDEYLQNQFRKYIKNLISLAREEKKRTKFDPHLNYLSDYYLSHFEDSLSVFEETKGDLTKQFLPFVESGNLEIITSPATHGFLPFYGSEPSIIRSQLRNGRRTFRKIWGRDPKGIWLSECGYYPGLEDDLDKEGFRYFFVDTHGINHASPRPMFGVYSPVEVGYGVFAFGRDTESSRQVWSSIDGYPGDFHYREYYRDIGHDLDYNYIEPFLHSNGIRINTGIKYHKITGKTAYKEYYHPDDAMEVCGNHAEDFLRNRIAQAEALYSENKQPAIIVSPYDAELYGHWWYEGPQFIEFLFKKMHFDQSVIRPIHPLEATRVVPKVQSVKMQMSSWGENGYGDVWLNPSNDWIYKHIHSLSIDMFHKASELKDSKDPLVIRVLKQMGREILLLQSSDWAFIMKTGTMVDYAVRRTNVHSNLFLHLKSMLETGKIDEASLAKIESEHNLFPDIQISDFC